Proteins from one Mucilaginibacter jinjuensis genomic window:
- a CDS encoding succinate dehydrogenase cytochrome b subunit, translating to MSETKQTFNSSLGKKLIMALTGLFLCTFLIVHLGGNLLLFCNDGGYSFNMYANFLTHFPPIEVVAYILYASILVHALYAIILTTKNRKARPIGYAVATKAPATWSSKNMGLLGSILFLFIVIHMGDFWYKYKFTNTVAFKEYRTNLATGERTEAAYTPEKADFEHSQSFDGNTEVIRVKDLHARVQASFSLWWYVAIYVIAMGSLTFHLVHGFQSAFRTMGWVHRKYTPIVEFIGTWFFGAIIPLGFAAMPVYYFFMK from the coding sequence ATGAGCGAAACTAAACAAACCTTTAACTCGTCACTGGGAAAAAAGCTGATTATGGCTTTAACGGGCTTGTTTTTGTGTACATTTTTAATTGTACACCTTGGCGGTAACCTGTTACTTTTTTGTAATGATGGCGGTTACAGCTTTAACATGTATGCCAATTTCCTGACACACTTTCCACCGATTGAGGTTGTCGCTTACATTTTGTATGCCAGTATACTGGTACACGCTTTGTATGCAATTATCTTAACCACCAAAAACCGCAAGGCCAGGCCAATTGGTTATGCAGTAGCAACCAAAGCGCCTGCAACATGGTCGTCAAAAAACATGGGCCTTCTGGGTTCAATCCTGTTTTTGTTCATCGTAATCCACATGGGCGATTTCTGGTACAAGTACAAGTTTACCAACACGGTAGCTTTTAAAGAGTACCGCACCAACCTGGCTACAGGCGAAAGAACCGAAGCAGCCTACACACCAGAGAAAGCTGATTTTGAGCACTCACAATCATTTGATGGCAATACCGAAGTTATCCGTGTTAAAGATTTACATGCACGTGTGCAGGCAAGCTTTAGCTTATGGTGGTATGTAGCTATCTATGTAATTGCAATGGGGTCATTAACCTTTCACCTGGTACATGGTTTCCAAAGCGCGTTCAGAACTATGGGCTGGGTACACCGCAAATACACTCCAATTGTTGAGTTTATCGGCACCTGGTTTTTCGGGGCTATTATCCCGCTTGGTTTTGCCGCAATGCCGGTTTATTATTTTTTCATGAAGTAG
- a CDS encoding fumarate reductase/succinate dehydrogenase flavoprotein subunit, translating into MGLDAKVPQGPLAEKWSKHKFNLKLVNPANKRKYDVIIVGTGLAGASAAASLAELGYNVKAFCFQDSPRRAHSIAAQGGINAAKNYRNDGDSVYRLFYDTIKGGDYRAREANVHRLAEVSVNIIDQCVAQGVPFAREYGGLLDNRSFGGAQVSRTFYARGQTGQQLLLGAYSALNRQIHEGKVKMYTRTEMLDVVVVDGKAQGIITRNLKTGEIDTHTGHAVLLCTGGYGNVFYLSTNAIGSNVTAAWRAHKRGAYFANPCYTQIHPTCIPVTGTHQSKLTLMSESLRNDGRVWAPKTVEIAEKLQKGQIKASDVKDDDRDYFLERKYPAFGNLVPRDVASRNAKEMSDEGRGVGTTGLAVYLDFADAIKRLGEETVRAKYGNLFDMYIQITDENPYQQPMRIYPAVHYTMGGLWVDYNLQTTVPGLYCLGEANFSDHGANRLGASALMQGLSDGYFVIPYTLGDYLATIGPKPIDANHPAFAQTKADVVAHVNKLLALKGTKTVVEYHRELGLIMWEYCGMARTAEGLTKAKGLIAALKADFWKNAIVTGENDEINAALERAGRVADFIELGELMVDDALMRRESCGGHFRLESQTPEGEALRDDENFAFVAAWKFMGENQPEELNKEELVFENVHLAQRNYK; encoded by the coding sequence ATGGGTTTAGATGCAAAAGTTCCTCAGGGTCCATTGGCCGAAAAATGGAGCAAGCATAAGTTTAACTTAAAGCTGGTTAACCCGGCCAACAAGCGTAAATACGATGTAATTATTGTAGGTACAGGTTTGGCAGGCGCATCGGCAGCAGCTTCACTGGCCGAATTAGGTTATAATGTAAAAGCATTCTGCTTTCAGGATAGTCCACGCCGTGCGCACTCTATTGCTGCGCAAGGTGGTATAAATGCTGCTAAAAACTATCGTAACGATGGTGACAGTGTTTACCGTTTATTTTACGACACCATTAAAGGTGGCGATTACCGCGCACGCGAAGCTAACGTACACCGTTTGGCTGAAGTATCGGTAAATATTATCGACCAGTGCGTTGCACAAGGTGTCCCTTTTGCCCGCGAATACGGAGGTTTATTAGATAACCGTTCATTCGGTGGTGCACAGGTATCACGTACTTTCTACGCACGTGGCCAAACAGGACAGCAATTATTATTAGGTGCATACTCTGCCCTAAACCGCCAGATCCACGAGGGTAAAGTAAAAATGTATACCCGTACCGAAATGCTTGATGTTGTTGTTGTTGACGGCAAAGCACAAGGTATCATCACCCGTAACTTAAAAACAGGCGAAATTGATACGCACACCGGCCACGCTGTATTGTTATGTACAGGTGGTTATGGTAACGTATTCTATTTATCTACCAATGCAATCGGTTCAAACGTTACTGCAGCATGGCGTGCACACAAACGCGGTGCTTACTTTGCTAACCCTTGCTATACACAAATTCACCCAACTTGTATCCCGGTAACGGGTACACACCAGAGTAAGTTAACCCTAATGTCGGAGTCGTTACGTAACGATGGCCGTGTTTGGGCGCCTAAAACTGTTGAGATAGCAGAAAAACTGCAAAAAGGACAGATTAAGGCAAGCGACGTTAAAGATGACGATCGCGATTACTTCCTGGAAAGAAAATACCCAGCTTTCGGTAACCTAGTTCCGCGCGACGTGGCTTCACGTAACGCCAAAGAAATGAGCGACGAAGGCCGTGGTGTTGGTACAACAGGTTTAGCGGTATATCTTGATTTTGCTGACGCGATTAAACGTTTAGGCGAAGAAACCGTTAGGGCTAAATATGGTAACCTGTTTGATATGTACATCCAGATTACTGACGAGAACCCTTACCAGCAACCAATGCGCATTTACCCTGCGGTACACTATACAATGGGTGGCCTTTGGGTTGATTATAACTTGCAAACTACCGTACCTGGTTTATATTGCCTGGGTGAGGCTAACTTCTCTGACCACGGCGCTAACCGCCTTGGTGCTTCGGCCTTGATGCAAGGTTTGTCTGACGGTTACTTTGTTATCCCTTACACTTTGGGTGATTACCTGGCTACCATTGGCCCGAAACCGATTGATGCTAACCACCCTGCTTTTGCTCAAACAAAAGCTGATGTTGTTGCTCATGTAAACAAACTTCTTGCATTAAAAGGTACCAAAACCGTGGTTGAGTATCACCGCGAACTGGGCTTAATTATGTGGGAATATTGTGGTATGGCCCGTACAGCCGAAGGCTTAACCAAAGCTAAAGGCCTGATTGCTGCGCTGAAAGCTGATTTCTGGAAAAACGCCATTGTTACCGGCGAAAATGACGAGATCAACGCAGCTCTGGAGCGCGCCGGCCGTGTTGCCGACTTTATCGAACTGGGTGAACTGATGGTTGATGATGCTTTAATGCGCAGAGAATCATGCGGTGGCCACTTCCGTTTAGAATCACAAACACCAGAAGGTGAAGCTTTACGCGATGATGAAAACTTCGCATTTGTTGCTGCCTGGAAATTTATGGGCGAAAACCAACCAGAAGAACTTAACAAAGAAGAGCTGGTATTTGAAAACGTACATTTAGCACAAAGGAACTATAAATAA
- a CDS encoding succinate dehydrogenase/fumarate reductase iron-sulfur subunit, giving the protein MDNANMNLTLKVWRQKDAKTAGKFETYKAENISPDMSFLEMLDVVNESLTHAKQEPIHFDHDCREGICGMCSLYINGHPHGPKRAITTCQLHMRSFHDGETITIEPWRAAPFPVIKDLAVDRSAFDRIQQAGGYISINTGGVPDANAIPIPKTIADEAFNSATCIGCGACVAACKNASAMLFVSAKVSQLGMLPQGQPERYRRVQTMVAQMDEEGFGNCTNTGACEAECPKEISLTNISFMNNDFLSAKLFRQEEVHEVKHEGA; this is encoded by the coding sequence ATGGATAACGCAAATATGAATCTGACGCTTAAAGTATGGCGTCAAAAAGATGCAAAAACCGCTGGTAAGTTTGAAACTTACAAAGCTGAAAATATTTCGCCAGACATGTCATTCCTTGAAATGCTTGATGTGGTTAACGAAAGCCTTACACATGCCAAACAGGAGCCGATCCATTTTGATCACGACTGCCGTGAAGGTATTTGCGGTATGTGTTCATTGTATATCAATGGCCACCCGCATGGCCCTAAACGAGCCATTACCACTTGTCAGCTGCACATGCGCAGTTTCCACGATGGTGAAACTATTACCATTGAGCCCTGGCGCGCTGCGCCATTCCCTGTAATTAAGGATCTGGCTGTTGATCGTTCTGCTTTCGACCGTATCCAGCAGGCTGGTGGTTATATCTCTATCAACACCGGTGGTGTGCCAGATGCTAACGCCATCCCAATCCCAAAAACCATTGCAGATGAGGCTTTCAACTCTGCTACCTGTATCGGTTGCGGTGCCTGCGTAGCAGCTTGTAAAAACGCTTCTGCCATGTTATTCGTATCAGCTAAGGTATCTCAGCTGGGTATGTTGCCACAAGGCCAGCCAGAGCGTTACCGCCGTGTGCAAACCATGGTAGCACAGATGGACGAAGAAGGCTTTGGTAACTGTACTAACACCGGTGCCTGCGAAGCAGAATGCCCTAAAGAGATTTCGCTTACCAACATCTCGTTCATGAACAACGATTTCTTAAGCGCTAAACTATTCCGCCAGGAAGAAGTGCATGAAGTTAAACATGAAGGTGCATAA
- a CDS encoding outer membrane beta-barrel family protein: MNSRVLLKLLFITGLLFVAFNTRAQTTGGSISGKLVDASTGKILDFATVAVVRKSDNQPVKSMQTDLQGNFKLSGIPDGYYLFRATFVGYISFTKDSLNIKGNAVNLGNIKMHGSKGVLKEVTVTAQRSQIQLSTDKKVFSVDQSLVSQGGSATDLLSNVPSVQVDVDGNINLRGSSSVRVLINGKPSALTGANLSDILQSIPASSIENIEVITNPSSKYDAEGQSGIINIVLKRNAQVGFNGSVTATAGTQHTYNGSVNLTYQNKLINIYTNYSYRKGTRIGNGVTNTTTLDSLRRTIQQNAINDQEFKITSNNIRSGIDFNLDRKTTLSFSNNINIRDNNRYQTGTTSIMGGGINQQQTQNNVSSGNGNNLDFNLDFDHKYKKPQQEFTANIGYSTSKNNSTDNLNTGYNTIQNGIDSISSLLQNNLTIGRQHNWNIQADYVLPLNHNNRLEMGYRSTFNKNDNNYLVDTLNNLSNQYVFADTLSNHFIYNEQIHSVYTNYQQQFGKFGIQGGLRLEDARINTTTYSAGVTEQHKQDYFRVYPSLFLTDKITENQTLQLSYSRRVSRPRDRQISPFLDRSNRQNYQQGNPDLKPEDTHSIELSYINYWKSLTLTSSLYYRLTNDNIQQIRTLYDNSSTVTLTKFENLKSASNAGYELIAKVNVGSMVDLTGNVNVYYRNIQGDPELGVQSTSGYAWNANLTGNIKPFKKFGIQLRGDYQGPQVIAQGNMKAMYGMDGGLKYDITKTLNFSANARDIFNTRKFTSVVVSDNGALNQYSERRFATRIVLFTLAYRFGANTPAGRQRQQKKQDQQPDQQDTNPDDVPQNGGGAGPGAGKGGQPGGQIKM; the protein is encoded by the coding sequence ATGAATTCACGTGTACTATTAAAATTACTTTTTATAACCGGCTTACTGTTTGTTGCTTTTAATACCCGGGCGCAAACAACCGGTGGTTCTATTTCCGGAAAGCTGGTTGATGCTTCTACCGGCAAAATACTCGACTTTGCCACTGTAGCTGTTGTGCGCAAGTCAGATAATCAGCCTGTTAAAAGCATGCAGACTGATTTACAAGGTAACTTCAAACTAAGCGGGATACCAGATGGCTATTACTTATTCCGCGCTACATTTGTTGGATATATTTCTTTTACAAAAGATAGTTTAAATATTAAGGGCAACGCCGTAAACCTGGGCAATATTAAAATGCATGGGTCAAAGGGGGTATTAAAAGAAGTGACTGTAACCGCACAACGCAGCCAGATCCAGTTAAGCACCGATAAAAAAGTTTTTAGTGTTGACCAAAGCTTAGTAAGTCAGGGCGGTTCTGCTACCGACTTATTGAGCAACGTACCATCTGTACAGGTGGATGTTGACGGTAACATTAACCTGCGTGGATCGAGCAGTGTGCGCGTGTTAATCAACGGTAAACCATCGGCCTTAACAGGTGCCAACCTAAGCGACATCTTGCAATCAATCCCGGCAAGTTCAATCGAGAACATCGAGGTGATAACCAACCCATCATCTAAATACGATGCAGAGGGGCAATCTGGTATTATTAATATCGTGCTGAAAAGAAATGCGCAGGTAGGTTTCAACGGTTCGGTTACGGCTACTGCAGGTACGCAGCATACTTATAATGGTTCGGTAAACTTAACCTATCAAAATAAGCTGATTAATATTTATACCAACTATAGCTACCGTAAAGGTACCCGTATTGGTAACGGTGTAACCAATACTACAACCTTAGATAGCTTACGCCGCACCATTCAGCAAAATGCGATCAACGATCAGGAATTTAAAATCACTTCTAACAACATTCGTAGTGGTATCGATTTTAACCTGGATCGTAAAACCACGTTGAGCTTCTCGAACAACATCAACATCCGGGATAATAACCGTTACCAAACCGGTACAACAAGCATTATGGGTGGTGGCATAAACCAACAGCAAACCCAAAACAACGTAAGTTCTGGTAATGGTAATAACCTGGATTTTAACCTGGATTTTGATCATAAATACAAAAAGCCACAACAGGAGTTTACGGCTAACATTGGCTACTCAACCAGTAAAAATAACAGTACTGATAATTTAAATACAGGTTACAATACCATCCAAAACGGCATCGATTCTATCTCATCATTATTGCAAAACAACTTAACCATTGGCCGCCAGCACAACTGGAACATCCAGGCCGATTATGTATTGCCGCTAAACCACAATAATCGTTTAGAGATGGGTTACCGCAGTACCTTCAACAAAAACGATAATAACTATTTGGTTGATACGCTTAATAACTTAAGTAACCAATATGTATTTGCTGATACATTGAGTAACCATTTTATCTATAATGAGCAGATCCACTCGGTATATACTAATTATCAGCAGCAATTTGGCAAGTTTGGTATTCAAGGTGGTTTACGTTTGGAAGATGCCCGTATCAACACTACTACCTATTCGGCTGGTGTTACCGAGCAGCATAAGCAAGATTACTTTAGGGTTTACCCAAGTTTGTTCTTAACAGATAAGATCACAGAAAACCAAACTTTGCAGTTAAGCTATAGCCGCCGTGTAAGCCGCCCGCGTGATAGGCAGATCTCTCCGTTTTTGGATAGAAGTAACCGCCAGAACTACCAGCAAGGTAACCCGGATTTGAAACCGGAGGATACGCACTCAATTGAATTAAGCTATATTAACTATTGGAAAAGCCTGACGCTGACCTCATCGCTATACTACCGCTTAACCAATGATAATATTCAGCAGATCCGTACGCTGTATGATAATAGCAGCACGGTAACCTTAACCAAGTTTGAAAATCTGAAAAGCGCATCTAACGCAGGTTACGAGTTAATTGCCAAAGTAAACGTAGGCAGCATGGTTGATTTAACCGGTAACGTAAACGTTTACTACCGCAACATACAGGGCGACCCAGAACTGGGTGTTCAATCAACCTCTGGTTATGCATGGAATGCCAACTTAACCGGTAACATTAAGCCGTTCAAAAAATTCGGAATCCAGTTACGCGGCGATTACCAGGGACCGCAAGTAATTGCACAGGGTAACATGAAAGCCATGTACGGTATGGATGGCGGCTTAAAGTATGATATTACTAAAACCTTAAACTTTAGCGCCAATGCTCGCGACATCTTCAATACCCGGAAGTTTACTTCGGTAGTGGTGAGCGATAATGGTGCTTTAAACCAGTACTCAGAGCGCCGCTTTGCTACTCGTATAGTGTTGTTTACACTGGCTTACCGTTTTGGGGCTAACACACCGGCAGGCCGTCAGCGTCAGCAAAAGAAACAGGATCAACAGCCAGATCAACAGGATACTAACCCTGATGATGTGCCTCAAAATGGCGGTGGAGCCGGTCCGGGCGCTGGCAAAGGTGGCCAGCCGGGCGGTCAGATTAAAATGTAA